tttacgattttttatttatgcttttgagtgggtTTTGAGAGGTTGATAGTATTggctttattttgaaatattactAAGTTGGGATTTTCAAACGTCGGACGATGTTATactttaaactatttcctttgattttcaaatatagtttattgttttatttttaaaatggtatcaaaaatattttatacatatatatatgtatttcggCCGAGATTAGGagagtaaaaaaaattatggtactttttaaaaaaacaagtaggtggacgtttcagttggtatcagagcaatgttcctgtaaagggttgtgcctcCATCAGTGtcgggaagctcagtcgtcaagcctcaatctgtaagtttacatgttttatatgatttttatgatgttacatgcatgattacatgaattatatgtttacgtcacatgttttatagctttttgagattatatgatttatatgcttaaaattgctCAAAATGGATTAGTATATGTTgtatgattagaaaacttagatttaaatgcatgttggttacgtttagaaatttggaaacgttcagatataatgcctcctagacacgCACCTAGTACTAATAGGCAAGCCGAGAATGTTGAGGATCGTCATGTTAATGCACCCccgcctcctaatggggatgctgctacgcGTGCACTGGAGGGCATGGCTCGTTTCTTTGAGCAGTAGTTTCAGCAGGCTCCTAGGCCACAACACGACATCTATGATCAGTTCTGGAGGCTAgcgtgatcgagcaaaacttgcactgtggaatccttaataaaaatatgattttatatgctcaaaaattaatcgcaagtgcacgatgtcaggtaatagtataatgtacgtgagtacaagtatcgttccactgaagactgtatttgacaattattattttcagttattcaatcgttagcaacgaaatttgattgattggtTTAGTACTACTATGctcgaataaacatgcaaataaaaagattcaataattaaataatgaaatataatatctaaaatggttgattaaaattcaataaaaaatggatttgttggtaatttcggttcacctacccctcgttaattaattaattcgttcgatcgtgactgtatgcttccgacaagatttcctattcaattgaacacactctctcgagctatgtcaaactaattctactcaatgaagtaattaaatgtctttaattatttatcaagagtgaatcgcaaatcgatctatgaaatcccctagttttcgccctaccggactatgactatcggcgcgtatccaatttcatatatctatgtaaattgtagatccacggattatactactcgttcctatcacaagttattctctcgaactcactcgaaatataaaaacgttgttaaagttagctacgctttaacaacacgataaaacaatagtataatcaagagtaaatcagaaatcgatatgtaaattaattatatcaaagtttggggtaggatccccttaaatcccaacaaataataaaggtttagctactcgaagtcatattaaaaataaacaaaacaaagtttaaaagatgaaaactaaattagaaatactagaatTGACGAAAAACACGAAGAACGATGCCCgaaaatcttcgaatcttcaatccaagcgcaaAAACCCTCTTCAAGCTTGTGGCGGCTGCTCCAATGAAGTCTGAATCCATAAAAAACGTCCCAAGATCCTTCCCATATCATCCACATCCTAAGATTAAAGTAAGGAATCGGCAAagatatttttccaaaaataggtggcgctcgggcggtagaaaattaccgctcgggcgccacatcttctgtaatATTTCTTGAGGAATGCGGCATTCGCGCTTGGGCGGTAGaacattaccgcccgagcgccaagtcTTCTGTAAGTTGGCTCTTCGGAAGATAaatctcgcgcccgggcggtagaaaattaacgcccgagcgccatactttCTGGACATCATCTTAGCTATTCAcctctcgcgcccgggcggtaattttctaccgctcgggcgccagcctTTCTGTCATTTTCTTCTTGGCTTGCGCACTTTGCTCCAGATTCGGTTTTCCGGTCATTTTTTCTGCAAATTTGTCACACACAAGTGAGACATGATCAAATGCAAATGTTTactctaaaatgaacaaaatttaaatgaaatgtacgcatgcacagtgcaaacacacacaaactaatgcaataaaacatgtaaaaaccacGTCTATCATAgcgccgaaggaattttctggcaccactgaCCCATTTGTTGCTGAGGCCTAGATTCGAGCACTTGACGTGCACTTTCTCTACTTGAATATGGGAGATGATGACCACGTGAGGTGTGCCACTTAtatgtttagggatgatgctttTTTATGAtgggaaggagctgaacatggtaTTAATCTCGCCACACTTACTTGGGAGCAATTCAAGAATATATTCTATGAGAAgtactttactgctgacgtcCGAGGACGAatgaagagggaatttatgactctccgtcagggagacacttctgtggctgagtttgtgaggaagtttgatagtggttgtcactttgtacccctcaTTGCTAGGATGCTGCCGAGAAGATGAGGCACTTTCTAGATGGTCTACGGCcttaatgatattttatgatttaaaatgatgattttgatgataatatgttattttacgatttatggtaaagctgtgcaatttttactgttaaaaatgctatttttgaaaagctgtgtcattttatgatttttaaagaagatgaaaaatattttgaggaatgtgaattgattgtgacatatgatatatgatttgtgggggatccgtttatgtGAGGACGGTGAACTTAAAATTTTGTGAGGATGACGTGAGAGCCaatgccccagagggagcccatataCGGgtcaaggccccagagagaccccatatacgggccaaggccccaaagggattccgacgatcgtatttctatggtggagcctagtgcacacccccatgggtcatgtggagctgaaggctgatcagtcgaccggaggataaaagctagtcactttcaaagatcaaacttcacccaaatgatatatgattgaaagctttacgattttaatgattttatgatatataattttgttgatgcttattttaattattgatatttattaaatatttgatatttattttagaaaTGCTTGTTATTTACCCACATATACAAACTACATACAAGATACAATTTGAAAGATTGAATAGACAATTGTGTTCGGAAATTGCCCTTGCATGCAGCTGCGCTCATTATCACAGTTCTCAAGTAAACTGAAGCCATAAACTTCCAACAAATTGATAAAACAAAATCAATAGATTAAATCTTTGAAATATGATTACAGTTTGAGTTATTTTTACGTACTCATCCTTGTGCAAATGGGATGCAAATGATCAAATAGTGTACAACATGCTCTACATAAAAGACAGTCGAAGTGAACTATCGGTTATGAAGATAGATCATTTGGAGATCTTTGCATTGGAAGCATATCCACGGAAACAAAGGTGGATCGAGGCAGTAAGAATGAACAACTCGAATTTTACAGTAATGACAGAGAACAAGAAGGTCCACAGGTTCTCTACTGGAGCATCGAAAACAAACATGTACCGATGGCTACACAACATCAAAGAATAACAAATACCTTGATGAGTTTGAGAATAGACCGATAACAGAATAATATGGAATGAGAAAACCGAAACACATACATTGTTAGGGAGATGGTCTGACTCATCAGGAAGGATGTATACATCATTTTTTGAGTTGTCGTTCAGGATTGTCTGCAAATATATTTTCTGGTCTGAAAAGAGGGCGTTTTCCACTTTGGTGATGCATATGAAGTCAGCCTTACACAGAGGGCATGTGGAGGGCTTCTTTTTGGAAGCCTGCAAAGAATAATAACAGTTAGTATCAAGAAGGATTAcaatcaaatatatatacacactagATGGTAATTATCACGGAATGGCACGCGCTCACCAGCTGATCTGCCCAGTTCTGTATGCATGAGAAACAAAAACGATGGCCGCATGGCAGCACTCCTCGGGTGGGACTGAAATCGGTCCAACATATGACACATGACAACTCTGTTGGCATAGGCTGTGTCATACAACAATGATTGTCAAAATGATCATCTAGAACTATTTCAAGACTTTCTTCTGGAGGTTTGAGCAAACATGGGACACCACGAACATAATCGTTCTCATTTTCAATATTCACAACCTCAATCTCTTCTACATCTATAGAATCATTATTACTCAGCCGATTTCTAGGGCATGTTATGTCAGATGTGTGCCTGGTAGGAGCATTTTGTTGTGTGTCAACCTTTGACCTGTCAAACAGAATTTCACTGATATTGTCTTCAGGAAGCACTTTCACCAACGGAAACTCTCGCTCGAACTTTGAAGTTGATGCCAAATCCACCATGGTGATTTGCTTTTTAACCAGCCTCCTACCTCTGCAATGTGGTTTTGATGAAGTGGAGTTCCGTTTTCTCTGTAAGAAGAAATGTGTAGGCTCAGAAGCACTTGGTTACTCGTTCTATTTATGAAATAGACCATTAAAATAGTATGAACAGATGTTAATAACTTGTCAGGTGGCATACTCAGGAGGAAACACGGATAAACTTTAATCATAACAAGCTAAAGATGATTGGTGAAAAAatacaataataatataatatacaaGGCCAAAATGACATATTAGAGGTATGAAAGTCAATGTGAAACAGAAACAGAAAATTTGATTGCCACTGCAGGAAAAATAGGCCTGGCACTACCCGAGCAATCAATAGTTCAAAGAAAAATTTGACTTCCATGATCTAAAGGTATGGTGAAAAGGGAAGAAGCATATTATTTTTCCTAAATGGAATGCATTCCTCATCACTTGGTGTAACTGTTCAAGCTAATTTAGGCAGGAGAAAACAGCCTTCGGCTGCTCTTGTAAGTAACCAAATAAACCAAAAATTGTATGCATGTTTCCATACTTCTCTAACCATGGGCTCGGAATTGACAGCCTCAAGTTGACAATTGCTGCTTCCAGGACTGTTCTTTCTTGAGATTTTTTCAGTTGTTTTCCAGTTCCCAGTTGGTCTGATAGAACCATGGTTGTGCTGCATCAGCATGGGTAAAGATGATTACTAAGTCAACATAAAATAATGCTAATAAGGCAGCAAATATTTGTAAGATACAGAGGAATCATAAAGAATTTGAAACAGCAACAAACCTCAAAACTACCATCAAAGTGCAGCCAAAGGTGTAGAAAATAGAGCTATCCATGAGAGAATTGGTGAGTTGCCAAGAAAAGGCATTACCCCAAGATTTCATCATATCGTGCGTACATCAATAGGACAAGACATGTTGGGCTGTCTTTAATGCTTCAGGTGataatttgcttttcttttaaaGTGTAATAATCTACTATTTCTGAATATAGTCAACTAAAAACCAATATAAATTGGTTCTTCAAAAACCCTAATATATTCTGCAGGAATAAAGCATGTATTCTGTATACTTGGATCACTAATGAGTATATCAGCTTCAGTTTTACAATCCATGAAAGAAAATACAGAGACATAAATgaaaccttgattttttttaaaaaaaagaagcaaGATCTATAAGAAATAAATATCAGATTGCAAACCTCATTTGAAAAGTTGAAGCCCGCCCATGGATCAACATTAGCCTCTGCAACTTCAAGCAAAGGCACTTTTGAGGTTTCTCTTACTTTTGATTGAACACGAGCTTGCTTAATCCTTAATGAGATGTTGGAACACAGTGTTCCTACCTCTTGCGCACTATAAAAAAATCAGTCATGTGTTGTTCATATTAGGGTCGAAAACAAGTTGTATAAAAAAATCATCCTTAATAAGAGTCCAAACAATAGTTAGATGCAGTTCATTCCATTTGTTGTTCATATCAGGGCACAAAACAAGCTAACTAATATTCATCATGATTATCCAATTAAATGTCAGGTAGGTAGGAAGCTATAAAAAAAACTGTTACATAACATTATAACAAGTTAGGAAGtactcaaattttcaaagtgCCGACATTATAACGTGATGATATATCTACAAATCTATAGTCATTGTGATGATGCATAATCGTTGAAAtacttattttctcaaaatGCTAAACATCAACGGCTTCCTTATTAGTATTTTacgtaaataaatttaaaacccAATGGCAAACGAAAGCATAAACAACATCCATCAAAAAAGTTAGTGAACCATTAGCCGACCATGGAGCTTAGATATCCGTGTCAGCTACCTCGATATTACAGAACAAATTGGTCCTTGACCATTTGGTCCATTCATATCACCCTTCAACAAATTGCTGCCCGTCCTTAGATGTTCAACAACTTGCATAAACATACAGCAAAAGTGCATAATTCACAGTTTTTCACCAGAAACACCTATCAGCTTAGATATATTCTacttcaaattaaataaatagtagCTGCAAAAACATTAAATGAAAGAACCAATGCAACAACAATCATAAAACTAACATAATCTCCAATCTTCAGAAAAAGCCATACCTCTGAAAGGTATATGGAGTCTCCGAAACTCGGCGCCCTTTCTTTACACATTCTTCAATCCAGTGGTGACTAACTATCACCGTTTTAAACTTCTTTGCAAGCTCGTATTTTCTTCCTTCAAATTTCCAGCACACCTGTGATGCACAAGTACTCAATTGCTATAATATTAAAAAGACACAAATCTAACTCAACCTCACAGCAGTCATTGACTACATCAAATTGCATAGATACGATAGATTCAAATCCTACCAAATGCGTGATAGATCGACTCATATTGCCAACGTAACAAGCACCGGTCAAAGCTATCAGTTTAATAAGATTGAATCTCTCAGAGCCGTGGTATCCGGTCACTGTAGCCACCACTGATTCCATGtctttcaaggggaaaggctcGTATTCTGTGACAAATTTCTTAAACTAAGAATGCATAATCATAGCAAAACCCGAGAAAATGAAAACGGGAGGATGAAACTTCTGGCTATGAATTTACCGACTTATCTCCTATCTATGAATATCCTGAAAAAATCCCCATAAGTAACTACTCATACTTGAATTCGCTAATGTTTTTGTTTTACCTTCGGATTGACGCTGAACCAACTCGTTTTCCCTGAAGGCGCTACGCCGGGAAACTGGGATTTAAATTTGTTTTGCGATTTGGGTCGGGTCACAAAATTGGTTCTTATGCGGGTTTTGGGTCGGCCCAGATTTGCACAGTATTTTTCAAGACTTGGTATAAATATTTTAGTTTGACGTTGGAATTTTAATCCCGACAAGACTCAAATTCAAAATGATTAGTTTCAAgttgaataaattttttcaattaaatatatgcttgaaaatattaataatactcCTGTGTGTTGaaacatatatttaaaatgtgtgtattgaatatttgaatgttgaaaataagagttgtaaatattgaaaattagtgtgtgatgatgtaggtaatgatgtattttatttttgaattatttgtaaagatttcctataaatagatctctcatatgtgaagaaaaacacaattgagtagagagaaaaatattataaactgtgtagtttggtaaattttgagagtttgagatttttacttttaccataaatttttactttttcacaacacgttatcagcacgaaactctaaaagtcctccatccttttccaagctccaaacagaaaaaaaatgtaacaaaagtaataatatttattttactgttatttatttattgtgtatatatttaatatataatataatgttattattaataataaaaataaatttttcaaaaacttgttataaatcctgggaggatgttaagacgacatcccacactcccggtaagggatacgacaagtataaaagcctataagatttttaaataaaatatcttattacacatcattataataatatgatatgatatacataattatttaaatatgtctaatattatatacaccatattattaccataaaattatacaaatacatacctttatttttttatacaccaacggtcataaacggtaacaaaacggctagtttttgccctataaatatgatctcataaacacattcaatcactccaactttctcttcttctctaaaaattattcttcactaaattttcgaagaaaaaagaagatggttttctcaaggttatttttaattattttggttatcatactcacgagtcttttatttatcggagaatatcctcctcgtgtgttttctttatttttacaaatgcttgtacttgttgtttatccattactttgtattgcaatattcattaactaataaaatgcatcgtaattttttttagtaccaccatgtcaaatttgacaaagctcgaatttgttgcgctcgacatcacgggaaaaaattatatgtcatggactctcgatgtagaaatgcatcttgagtcattaggtctaagtgagacaataaaagaaaatggcatatcgacatcacaagaaaaggcaaaagccattatatttttgcgtcgacatctcgacgagggattgaaatgtgaatatttaattgaaaaagatctcatggctttgtggaaaggattgaaagaaagatttgaacatataagggaagttatacttccgaccgcccgtgatgaatggaatatgttaagattccaagattttaagaaagtcagcgattataattcagcgatgtatcgaataatctcgcagctaaaattttgtggacatgaggtcacagaatcggaaatgcttgaaaaaacatttttcacgtttcatgcatcaaatattactctacaacaacaatatagagtacgtggatttgcgagatattctgaactcatcgcctgtcttcttgtggcggaaaaaaacaacgagctattaatgagaaatcatcagtcccgacccactggatcaacaacatttccagaagtaaatgctgtaagtaaaaatgaatttaaacccggaaaccaaaatcaaattcaaagacaaggttttggtcgaggtcgaggtcgtggacgtggacgtggacgcgGAATTGGCcatggtcgtggtcgaggccgtggttttgaaaacaatagagatagttatttttataattcatctcaaaagagcgtcccaaaccatccacagaaaatgcatcatgagaatacaagtgttaatgagaatcactcaaaaagatat
The sequence above is a segment of the Primulina tabacum isolate GXHZ01 chromosome 6, ASM2559414v2, whole genome shotgun sequence genome. Coding sequences within it:
- the LOC142549136 gene encoding uncharacterized protein LOC142549136 isoform X1, translated to MESVVATVTGYHGSERFNLIKLIALTGACYVGNMSRSITHLVCWKFEGRKYELAKKFKTVIVSHHWIEECVKKGRRVSETPYTFQSAQEVGTLCSNISLRIKQARVQSKVRETSKVPLLEVAEANVDPWAGFNFSNEHNHGSIRPTGNWKTTEKISRKNSPGSSNCQLEAVNSEPMVRERKRNSTSSKPHCRGRRLVKKQITMVDLASTSKFEREFPLVKVLPEDNISEILFDRSKVDTQQNAPTRHTSDITCPRNRLSNNDSIDVEEIEVVNIENENDYVRGVPCLLKPPEESLEIVLDDHFDNHCCMTQPMPTELSCVICWTDFSPTRGVLPCGHRFCFSCIQNWADQLASKKKPSTCPLCKADFICITKVENALFSDQKIYLQTILNDNSKNDVYILPDESDHLPNNPSVHVCFRCSSREPVDLLVLCHYCKIRVVHSYCLDPPLFPWICFQCKDLQMIYLHNR
- the LOC142549136 gene encoding uncharacterized protein LOC142549136 isoform X2; its protein translation is MESVVATVTGYHGSERFNLIKLIALTGACYVGNMSRSITHLVCWKFEGRKYELAKKFKTVIVSHHWIEECVKKGRRVSETPYTFQSAQEVGTLCSNISLRIKQARVQSKVRETSKVPLLEVAEANVDPWAGFNFSNEHNHGSIRPTGNWKTTEKISRKNSPGSSNCQLEAVNSEPMRKRNSTSSKPHCRGRRLVKKQITMVDLASTSKFEREFPLVKVLPEDNISEILFDRSKVDTQQNAPTRHTSDITCPRNRLSNNDSIDVEEIEVVNIENENDYVRGVPCLLKPPEESLEIVLDDHFDNHCCMTQPMPTELSCVICWTDFSPTRGVLPCGHRFCFSCIQNWADQLASKKKPSTCPLCKADFICITKVENALFSDQKIYLQTILNDNSKNDVYILPDESDHLPNNPSVHVCFRCSSREPVDLLVLCHYCKIRVVHSYCLDPPLFPWICFQCKDLQMIYLHNR